AGTACCACAGCTTGTCTGCAGCAGAAGAACCATGAGAAATCCTCAGCCTCTCCCAAGGGGCATGGAGCTGCCCCCTTATCAGCACTCCTCATTTCTCCCAGCCCATGGGTTTAGCCCATACTAGCTGTCCAGGGAGTTGGGCATTGTGTTCCCATTCTAACTGGGACTTCCCCAGTGGCAGGGGACATGGGAATAAGCCCCTGTCCCCCTACCAGGCCCCCCACCCTGGAGCAGGGTTCTGGCACCCACCCTGCCTGCGGCGGCTGCTGATCTTGCGGAAGAGGGTTCCCTCGCAGAGGTGCAGCAGGCGCTGCTGTCGgatcagctccaggagctccgGCTTCAGCTTCTCCCGCAGCTCCCTGGGATGAGAGCCAGCAGAAGAAGAGCACAGCCATTTCAAGAGGCACTCACTGACTCGATAGCATTGTCCCTGCCTCAGACCCCATCACAGCCCTactccctgcccacagcccactcacagcacaggcacagccagcgTCTCCTCCTGGTGCAGCCGCTCAGTCTGCCGCAGCTTCAAGATCTCGCTGTAGTTCAGTGCGTTCACTCTGGTCTTGAATAGCTCCAGGGACGTGGGCTTGAGGGACAGGGTCCTGGTGATCTGCTCCCGCACCACCTGCATCACCTGCCAGGCATGGGACATCAACTCCAGTTTGGCAACACTCCCCAAATCCATGAATTTGTACTCCCATCCAGGGAAGAAGCATCCCCCCTCACCTTGTCAAAGTCCTCCTGGGTTGCTCTCATCTCCTTCCAGGTCTTGTTCACCAGCTGGATGCAGATGCAGAATAACTCTTCAAAGAAATGATCCTGCCCGAAGAACATAGGGTAAAAGGCCTGAGCCGTCTCCGAGCCTGTGGTGAGAAGGACAGATGAAGCCAGACTCCCCAGTTTTTTCAGGGGATTTCAGTGTCCAGGGAAACCTGGGTATTTCTCAGCCCTACATCCCCTTCCCATGCTGTCAGCCATGCCAGAGCCTGGTGGCCACATGGGTGCAGTCCCTTGCCCTGGCAGCTTGTTTCCcaagcagcagggcagggagaaggacAAGCTTGGGCACACGTACACGGCTCTCCAATGTGCAGGATCTCGCAGAGGATCAGGGTGAGCTGGATGCTGCTTCGAGCAAAGGGACATTCATGTTTGTCTTCCCGGCTGCTGTTCTCAAGGATAAACTGGAAAAGAGGGCCATGACCTCATGTTACATGGACTTGGAGGGCTGCCCCAACAGTGGGTGTCAGATATGCCACGCTCCTCCTTCATTCCTAGTCAAGCTGTCCCTCCAACAGGTGAAGCCATCTCTAACGCAAGTGACCCactcttcccaaaatccagccccagcctcctccttctcttgTGGCAATGTGGGAGCTGGTCACAGGCACTGCAGGTTAGAGCATAGCTCATGCCCTGCTGGTTTTGCCCAAACTGCCCCAGTTTGCTCAAGGCCTGGAAACCAAGCTGTGAGCAAACCCTTAAAAATTATGGGGCACTGGCCTCAAATGGCTTCTCCTACCCAcaggaaggactcctctccATCTGAAACAGAGCAACACTTGCCTGGGTGTGGCCAAGGACAGAtcacaaggaaaggaaaagaaggtgGAGATCCACCAGCACTTCTCTACCAGGGAGTTCCCCTGGGAGAGCACAGCACCTACCCTGCTGTAGGCATTAGGGGTGTTCCTGGAGAAATACACCATGTTGTCCAGGGCAAGGAGTCCTGGTGGGGCACGGCGGAGATCCTCTGCTGGGTTGCTGTTGTTCTAGGAGGACACAAAGGATGCAATttagcagctgctgctttgttctTCAAGCAGCAGTGTCTTCCCAACACAGCCATGGGGTTTGCCTTTGagtcccagcagctccagagcactTGCTGTTCAGGAGTGCTGAGGGAGCAGAAGGGAGGTACTCCATGGCGGTCCCTCAGCATCAACAGGGACACCTGGCTTAAGGGAGCCATCAGAAGGTGCCACCAAGGCCATGTGGTGGAGCCAGCGCAGGGCTCAGGAGGGGAGGCAGGGGGAACACACCATGAAGCCCAGCTTGCGGAATTCCTTGGCACAAAGGGATCGCCGGCGCTCGGTGCTGAAGGTGCCAGCAGGCACCTCGCTCTCCGACTCAAAAGCAGTTTGGCGCAGGGACTGGAGGAGATCCCGCTGTTCCTGGAGGGACAGCAGAGAGGATGGAACGCCAGTGAGCCCCACAGAAGCAGGTTCTCCCAGGGCAAACCCAAATGTGTTGGGTTCACCAAAATGTGAGCTACTTCCACAGGTGGAAGAGACCAAGTCCAGACTTGCAAGGAGAGTACTCCCAGACCTGTGAGTAGGGATCCATGGACATTTTCATGCGATGCTCGCACAAGTTGAGGCTGACAGACTGCAGCACGTAAAGATAATGGGCCATCTCATCCCC
This Vidua chalybeata isolate OUT-0048 chromosome 11, bVidCha1 merged haplotype, whole genome shotgun sequence DNA region includes the following protein-coding sequences:
- the ELMO3 gene encoding engulfment and cell motility protein 3 isoform X3, with the translated sequence MDMMDYLRKKNIRQFIHKNIIHSSEPLGDEMAHYLYVLQSVSLNLCEHRMKMSMDPYSQEQRDLLQSLRQTAFESESEVPAGTFSTERRRSLCAKEFRKLGFMNNSNPAEDLRRAPPGLLALDNMVYFSRNTPNAYSRFILENSSREDKHECPFARSSIQLTLILCEILHIGEPCSETAQAFYPMFFGQDHFFEELFCICIQLVNKTWKEMRATQEDFDKVMQVVREQITRTLSLKPTSLELFKTRVNALNYSEILKLRQTERLHQEETLAVPVLELREKLKPELLELIRQQRLLHLCEGTLFRKISSRRRQDKLWYCRLSPNHKVLHYGDVEEGVQSPPIESLTEKIPVADMKMLLVGKECPHTKEKSSGKQNKDVLELAFSIVHDVEEYCLNFIAPTRYEFCLWTDGLNVLLGKEMTSERTQTDLDVLLSMELKLRLLDLENISIPDDPPPIPKPPSNLNFCYDFSHTEQDRPGAGWGLGCPTLPCLCPASCKSMGMSHQALASCSRWVTWH